Proteins encoded within one genomic window of Pseudomonas cannabina:
- a CDS encoding MucB/RseB C-terminal domain-containing protein: MRAVPLLPLLLSGWLALPVQADDAQDAINRLAKVDQSQSYQGAFVYERNGSFSTHRIWHRIADGKVQERLLQLDGSAQEVLRVGGLTQCVSGTLEAGVANPAVSTARAFDVKRLSAWYDMKIVGKSRVAGRPTTIVALAPKDQHRYGLELHLDNEAGLLLKSLLLSERGQLLERFQFTDLDTSSLLSEQTLKASDECKPVPVVKTKPEVAISPVAWRSDWLPPGFELSSSGVRKDPATQSSVTRLMYGDGLARFSVFIESVKGASSSDIRTQLGPTAAVSRRLTTPQGDMMVTVVGEVPMGTAERIALSMRNDETPVKQ; the protein is encoded by the coding sequence ATGCGAGCCGTCCCTCTACTGCCGTTACTGCTTAGTGGATGGCTTGCCCTCCCGGTACAGGCTGACGACGCGCAGGACGCTATCAATCGTCTTGCCAAAGTCGATCAGTCGCAGAGTTATCAAGGCGCATTTGTTTACGAGCGTAATGGTAGTTTTTCTACCCACCGAATCTGGCACCGCATCGCGGATGGAAAGGTCCAAGAGCGTTTATTGCAACTTGATGGGTCTGCTCAGGAAGTGTTGCGCGTTGGCGGACTTACCCAGTGCGTCAGCGGTACGCTTGAAGCGGGTGTAGCCAATCCGGCTGTTTCCACCGCCCGTGCATTCGATGTCAAAAGACTTTCTGCCTGGTACGACATGAAAATTGTCGGCAAATCCAGAGTGGCTGGCCGCCCAACGACCATTGTCGCGCTGGCGCCCAAGGATCAGCATCGTTACGGCCTCGAACTTCATCTGGATAATGAAGCCGGACTGTTGCTCAAATCACTGTTATTAAGTGAGCGGGGTCAATTGCTCGAGCGTTTCCAGTTTACCGATCTTGATACATCCAGCCTATTGTCCGAGCAAACGCTCAAGGCAAGTGATGAGTGCAAGCCGGTGCCTGTCGTGAAAACCAAGCCTGAAGTTGCTATCAGCCCGGTGGCATGGCGCTCGGACTGGTTGCCTCCCGGTTTTGAGCTCAGCAGCAGTGGCGTCCGCAAGGACCCCGCCACGCAGTCCTCTGTCACCCGTTTGATGTACGGCGATGGTCTGGCGCGTTTTTCGGTGTTTATCGAATCCGTGAAAGGGGCGTCTTCGTCAGATATCCGCACTCAATTGGGGCCGACCGCGGCGGTTTCGCGTCGTCTCACTACGCCTCAGGGTGACATGATGGTGACGGTCGTCGGAGAAGTGCCCATGGGTACGGCCGAGCGTATTGCGTTATCCATGCGCAATGATGAAACTCCGGTAAAGCAATAA